ACTCATCTAAGCGCTCGCCTTCCATGGGCACACAGATTAAACCCCTCCCATATTTGGCCATAAAATTGATGTGTTCCGCTGTAATAAAAGAAGCAGCAACAATAAGGTCTCCTTCATTCTCACGGTCCTTATCATCGAGCATAATCACCATCTTTCCCTGTTTCAAATCTTCAATAATCTCTTCTATAGTATTGAATTTCATAAACCCCTTAATCCTCCAAAATAAAATGTCCCGAAGTTATCCTCGGGACAATATTTTATAACCGAATTAATCTACGGTAAAGAGAAAACAACGATTATAAAATCTTCTCCCCTCTAGACTATATGCCGAATACAATGGTTCTCTTCAATCCGGCATCCTGACTTTAGTCAGGACAATCGGCACTGGAATTTCACCAGTTCTGTCCCGGTGAATCGGGATTCGCGGGCTTTACCCCTTTAGAAAACTATCCTTCTCCTAAATCAAAACTCTCAACTCCCTTAAACACTTCCTTTCTTTTCTAAAAGGGAAAACCGCCGGTCAGGATTTACACCTCCTGCCATAGAAGACTATGGCAGGTCTGCCATAGCAGATGTCCCGAAGATTTATCTAAATTTTATCAAAAACAGGTTTGTTTGTCAAGCCTTGACAGAAATAAAAATTTTTGCTATATTTATATAACTTTATTTGTCCCCTTATGGAAAAAGAGATTCAAGAAAATATTGAGCTGTTTAAGAAAGAGCTGGATAAAGCAAAAACGGAACTATCTATCCTCTATGAGATAGGCAACGCTATGCATTCCACACTCAACCTTGATGAAATTCTCTATATAATACTTACTGCAGCAACTGCCCATACTGGACTCGGTTTTAACCGCGCAATGCTTTTTATGGTCAATGAAAAAGAAAATTTGCTTGAAGGACGTATGGGCATAGGACCGCAGTCAGGTGAAGAGGCATATCACATTTGGAAAAAGATTGAAACAGAAAAAATGGACCTTAATGATTTCATTGAAGCATATAAAGAGTTTTCTGTCCAGAAGGATTCTCCTTTGAACAATCTCGTAAAAACCATAAAAATTCCTTTAAGAGAAGATGGAGGAATCCTTGCTGTGACAGTAATAAAAGGCTCTCCTTCCCTTATAAATACTCCTGAAGCGAGGGCAAAAATAAACGATGTTGCACTCTCCTTGTTAAAAGTTGACCAATTTGTGGTGGTGCCGCTTAAGGCAAAAGATAAGGCAATAGGGGTAATTCTGGCAGACAATTTTATAACGCGAAAACCCATTAACCAGGATGATTTGCGTCTTCTAAGTATGTTTGCTAACCAGGCAGGTTTAGCAATTGAAAACTCACGTTTATATGAACAGACTCTCATCCTCTCTAATACCGACTATCTTACACATCTCTGGAATCATGGTTATTTTCAGCAGTTGATGAATGAAGAAATAAAGAAATCTTCTGCAAACAAAACATCAATAAGTCTTATTATGCTCGATATAGATGATTTCAAAAACTACAATGATACACTTGGTCATCAAGCGGGAGACAAAGTCCTTCAAGAAATAGGAGATATAATCCGGCAAAATGTACGTAGAAATGACTGGGCATGTAGATACGGAGGTGAGGAATTTGCTATAATTTTACCCCAAATAAGTAAAGAAGATACACTCAAATTTGCGGAGAGATTGAGGAATCAAATTGAATTACATAAATTCCCTCATGAAGAAGTACAACCGAAACAGAAAATCACCGTAAGTATAGGTATAGCTACCTTTCCTGCAGATGCTTCTAACAAAGATGAATTGATTTACAAAGCAGATATGGCTATGCTCGAGGCTAAGAAAAAAGGGAGGAATCGTACTTGTCTATATTTTCCTCAGTCAATGTCTCAGTAATAATAAACTTAATTTAATTTTTCCTTGCCTCGACTTTAGTATTTTCAGAAACATCAGAAAATTTTACAGAAACAAGTTTAGAAACCCCTGATTCTTCCATCGTCACTCCATACATAACGTCAGCAACCGCTATTGTTTTTTTATTGTGCGTAATAACAATAAATTGTGACGTTTTAGAAAATTCCTTCATCAACATACGGAAACGGTCAATATTAGACTCATCCAGGGGCGCATCTACTTCATCAAGGATACAAAAAGGACTGGGTTTTACTTTAAAAATAGCAAAAAGCAAGGCTACAGCAGTCAAGGCCTTCTCTCCTCCAGAAAGGAGATTTATATTCTGCAACTTTTTACCTGGTGGCTGAGCAATAATTTCTATCCCTGACTCTAAAACATTCTCAGGTTCCAAAAGGAACAACTGAGAATTTCCTCCACCGAAAAGAAGACGGAAAATCTCTTTGAAGTTTACCCCTATCTTCTGAAACGTATCAATAAACATTTCCTTCGCCGTATGATTAATACGATTAATTGCCTCGTGCAAGGATTCCTTAGCTTTCAGCAAATCTGACTGTTGGTTAAGAAGAAAACTGTGTCTTTCCTGAAGTTGTCCAAACTCTTCGATGGCAATAAGATTAACTGGGCCAAGTGATAAAAGCTTATCTTGTAATGAACTTATTTCTTCTTTCAAAATATGTTCATCAAAATCTTCCGCTGTAAAATCTACCTTTGCTGTCTCTAAATTAATTTTATAATTACTTTCTATTTTCTGGAGAATATCTCTCTTATCAAAATCTATACCTTGCATTTTTATCTCCAACTCATGAATTCCATTTTTTATCTTATCCAAGCTCTTCTGCATTGTTCCCAAGCTATCTTCTTCTTCTTCTATCTCATTCTTAAAATAATTTTTCTTTGCATTTAAATCATCTAATTTCTTTACACTATTTTCAATCTCTTTATTAAAAACACCTTTCTCCTTCTCAAGAGAGGAAATCTCTTCATTCAAGAGTTTAATTTTTTCAAGATTAATATTTCTTTCCTCTAATCTTGTTAAAAACATTCTCTCTGTTTCAGCAACAGAGTTTTCCAAGGAATAAATCCTCTCGTTAAGAAGCGTTGCCTTCTCACTGTACGAATTTAAACTCGATTCAAGCTCTGTAATCTCCAATAAAGTCTTTTCCCTTAAAGCATTTCTATCTTCAAGATTACGCGTCGTTTCTTCTAAGAGCCGTTGTATTTCTGACTCTCTCAACTCTAAATCCTTTAGTCTATTTTCACTCTCCTTTATCTTGCCATCGCGCGAATTGACCTCCTCACGCGATTCTTCAATTTCTAAATCTACAATTCCTAATTCGTCCTTTACTCTTCCTAAATCTTTTCCTATCCTTTCAACCTCTTGGTTTAGATTGCTCAACTCAATCTCAATTAAGTGTTTCTCCTCTTCTTTGTTGACCAACTCCTCTTTGGTCTGATTCAACGTTAGGGATAAACTTTCTTTATCCT
The Candidatus Omnitrophota bacterium DNA segment above includes these coding regions:
- a CDS encoding sensor domain-containing diguanylate cyclase produces the protein MEKEIQENIELFKKELDKAKTELSILYEIGNAMHSTLNLDEILYIILTAATAHTGLGFNRAMLFMVNEKENLLEGRMGIGPQSGEEAYHIWKKIETEKMDLNDFIEAYKEFSVQKDSPLNNLVKTIKIPLREDGGILAVTVIKGSPSLINTPEARAKINDVALSLLKVDQFVVVPLKAKDKAIGVILADNFITRKPINQDDLRLLSMFANQAGLAIENSRLYEQTLILSNTDYLTHLWNHGYFQQLMNEEIKKSSANKTSISLIMLDIDDFKNYNDTLGHQAGDKVLQEIGDIIRQNVRRNDWACRYGGEEFAIILPQISKEDTLKFAERLRNQIELHKFPHEEVQPKQKITVSIGIATFPADASNKDELIYKADMAMLEAKKKGRNRTCLYFPQSMSQ